In a genomic window of Thermosynechococcus sp. CL-1:
- a CDS encoding ABC transporter ATP-binding protein — protein METLYRLDPHLTATQHLRIDGVSKAYPTANGDHVVLEDIHLEVSSGEFVCFIGHSGCGKTTLLNMVAGFTAPTRGEITLNGVPVRRPGPDRMMVFQNYALLPWLTAYQNIELAVKSVYPQKTRQRRRQIVEEHLELVGLTAAAHKRPAQLSGGMKQRVAIARALAIRPEVLILDEPFGALDAITKEELQDELLKIWRRHRLTVLMITHDIDEALYLADRVVMMTNGPAARIGDIVKIPFPRPRQRSQLLEDPQYYDLRNQVVDFLYTRFGH, from the coding sequence ATGGAAACCCTCTATCGTCTTGATCCCCATTTAACGGCCACCCAGCATCTACGCATTGATGGGGTGAGCAAAGCCTACCCTACGGCTAATGGCGACCATGTGGTACTTGAGGATATTCACCTTGAGGTAAGCAGCGGCGAATTTGTCTGTTTCATTGGCCATTCCGGCTGCGGCAAAACCACACTCTTGAATATGGTTGCGGGTTTTACAGCACCAACACGAGGGGAAATTACTCTCAATGGCGTGCCCGTGCGCCGTCCGGGGCCGGATCGCATGATGGTGTTTCAAAACTACGCGCTGCTGCCTTGGTTGACAGCCTATCAAAATATTGAGCTAGCAGTGAAGTCCGTCTATCCCCAGAAAACTCGCCAACGCCGGCGCCAAATTGTCGAGGAGCACTTGGAACTGGTGGGGCTAACAGCGGCTGCCCACAAACGCCCTGCTCAACTGTCGGGGGGAATGAAACAACGGGTGGCGATCGCCCGCGCCCTCGCCATTCGCCCTGAAGTGTTGATTTTAGATGAACCCTTTGGTGCCCTCGATGCCATCACGAAGGAGGAGTTACAGGATGAACTCTTAAAGATTTGGCGCAGGCACCGACTGACGGTACTGATGATTACCCACGACATTGATGAGGCGCTGTACCTCGCGGATCGGGTGGTGATGATGACCAATGGCCCTGCCGCCCGCATTGGCGATATTGTGAAGATTCCTTTTCCGCGGCCACGGCAGCGATCGCAACTCCTTGAGGATCCGCAGTACTACGATCTCCGCAACCAAGTGGTTGACTTTCTGTACACGCGGTTTGGGCACTAA
- a CDS encoding nitrate ABC transporter ATP-binding protein (This model describes the ATP binding subunits of ATP-binding cassette (ABC) transporters for nitrate transport, or for bicarbonate transport, in bacteria and archaea.): MAKSLPFIEIDHVDQVFDLPGGDRYIALKNIHLEIQKGEFISLVGHSGCGKSTLLNIIAGFQRPSSGGVVMAGRQVTEPGPDRMVVFQNYSLLPWKTVYQNVALAVAAVLGHLSKAEQRQRVEAALEQVHLSKAREKFPAQLSGGMKQRVAIARALAIQPEVLLLDEPFGALDALTRGSLQDELMQVCQGSQTTCIMVTHDVDEALLLSDRVVLLTNGPEAHIGQILKIPFARPRNRHDVLNHPSYYGLRNEMIAFLNQQKRRRPSLTVPAIAPTTPVELTLGFMPLMDSAPLIVAKEMGFFAKYGLESVTLHREESWQDLVMGVIAGRLTGAQLLAAMPLAMTLGLNGQPSQPLMTSLVLSRNGNAITFSRQLWQQGVKTAEDLRAYIQRTGDRPRLGVVHAASMHNLLLRYWLAAAGIDPDYDVELLVIPPSQMIYHLKAGHISSFCVGQPWNSHAVREGIGVIVATDLEIWSGHPEKVVGMRSDWVQANPQLHQALVKALIEACEYCDTIKHRPEIAQLLCRPEYVGCTPEDAYAGFVEPLDRGDGIVAAFQPRFHQFYVDRSPCPGRLEGLWIMTQLARWQLTPFPRNWLEIVEQVRRVDLFGAAARELKVVDNEPDRSTFALFDGLPFDPDNPLGYIEAAAIRRGLDIRTVDPQEVVAV; the protein is encoded by the coding sequence ATGGCCAAGTCTTTACCGTTTATTGAAATTGACCATGTGGATCAGGTTTTTGATCTGCCCGGGGGCGATCGCTACATTGCTCTCAAGAATATCCACCTCGAAATCCAAAAAGGGGAGTTTATTTCCCTTGTCGGTCACTCTGGCTGCGGCAAGTCCACGCTCTTGAATATCATTGCTGGCTTTCAGCGGCCTAGCAGTGGTGGCGTGGTGATGGCAGGACGGCAGGTGACGGAACCGGGTCCCGATCGCATGGTGGTGTTCCAAAACTATTCGCTGTTGCCTTGGAAAACGGTGTACCAGAATGTGGCCTTGGCGGTGGCGGCGGTGCTGGGGCATTTGAGCAAGGCAGAGCAACGACAGCGGGTAGAGGCGGCGCTGGAACAGGTGCACCTCAGTAAAGCCCGCGAGAAGTTCCCTGCCCAACTGTCGGGAGGAATGAAGCAACGGGTGGCGATCGCCCGTGCCTTGGCGATTCAACCGGAGGTACTCCTGCTGGATGAACCCTTTGGTGCCCTTGATGCTTTGACGCGAGGCTCTTTGCAGGATGAGTTGATGCAAGTGTGTCAGGGCAGTCAAACCACCTGCATTATGGTCACCCATGATGTGGATGAGGCACTACTGCTTTCGGATCGCGTGGTGCTGCTCACCAACGGCCCTGAAGCCCACATTGGCCAAATTCTCAAAATTCCCTTTGCCCGTCCCCGCAATCGCCATGACGTGCTCAACCATCCCAGCTACTATGGCCTGCGCAATGAGATGATTGCCTTTCTCAATCAGCAGAAACGCCGCCGTCCCTCCTTGACGGTACCGGCCATTGCGCCAACTACCCCCGTGGAACTGACCCTTGGCTTTATGCCCCTCATGGACAGTGCCCCCCTCATTGTCGCCAAGGAAATGGGCTTCTTTGCTAAGTATGGTTTGGAGTCAGTCACGCTGCATCGCGAAGAAAGCTGGCAGGACTTGGTGATGGGGGTGATCGCGGGTCGCTTGACGGGCGCTCAACTGTTGGCGGCCATGCCCTTAGCCATGACCTTGGGGTTAAACGGTCAGCCTTCACAACCGCTGATGACCTCGTTGGTACTGAGTCGCAATGGCAATGCCATCACCTTTAGTCGCCAGTTGTGGCAGCAGGGGGTGAAGACTGCTGAAGATCTGCGCGCCTATATTCAGCGCACGGGCGATCGCCCCCGGCTGGGAGTGGTTCATGCCGCATCAATGCACAACCTCCTGTTGCGGTACTGGCTGGCCGCCGCTGGCATTGACCCCGATTACGATGTCGAGTTGTTGGTGATTCCCCCCTCCCAAATGATCTATCACCTCAAGGCCGGCCATATCAGTAGCTTTTGTGTCGGTCAACCGTGGAACTCCCATGCAGTGCGCGAGGGTATTGGGGTGATTGTCGCTACGGATTTGGAGATTTGGTCGGGGCACCCGGAAAAAGTTGTGGGCATGCGTTCCGATTGGGTGCAGGCCAACCCGCAGCTACACCAAGCGTTGGTCAAGGCATTGATCGAAGCCTGTGAGTACTGCGATACGATCAAACATCGCCCCGAAATTGCCCAACTGCTTTGTCGGCCAGAGTATGTGGGGTGTACTCCTGAGGATGCCTATGCCGGCTTTGTGGAACCCCTTGATCGGGGGGATGGCATTGTTGCTGCTTTTCAACCCCGGTTTCACCAGTTCTATGTGGATCGCTCTCCCTGTCCTGGGCGGTTGGAAGGGCTGTGGATCATGACCCAATTGGCTCGCTGGCAACTTACGCCCTTCCCGAGAAACTGGCTAGAAATTGTTGAGCAGGTGCGGCGAGTCGATCTCTTTGGGGCGGCAGCGCGGGAACTGAAGGTTGTAGATAATGAGCCAGATCGTTCTACCTTTGCTCTTTTCGATGGACTGCCCTTTGACCCCGATAATCCCCTTGGCTACATTGAGGCGGCTGCGATTCGCCGTGGCCTTGATATTCGCACTGTTGATCCCCAAGAGGTTGTTGCTGTCTAG
- the ntrB gene encoding nitrate ABC transporter permease, with translation MASSSMGFTQSRRRRWLKHLKKSAMFRKVVLGSLGVLCFLVIWQFVCMAGLLRLPTPLTVITETWGLIVDPFYQGSGTDVGLGWQILSSLRRVAVGFSLAAVIGVGLGMLIGSSRVLYDAVDPILQVLRPVPPLAWLPISLAALRDNEPAAIFVIFITAIWPIIINTIVGVQQIPKDYKNVARVLQLSRKDYFLNILVPATVPYVFTGLRIGIGLSWLAIVAAEMLIGGVGIGFFIWDAWNSSLISEIIVAVIYVGIVGLVLDRSVAFVGCLLSHGEEVHS, from the coding sequence ATGGCAAGTTCTTCTATGGGTTTCACTCAATCTCGACGGCGGCGCTGGTTAAAGCATCTCAAGAAGTCAGCGATGTTCCGCAAAGTGGTACTGGGTAGTTTGGGGGTGCTGTGTTTCTTGGTCATTTGGCAGTTTGTCTGCATGGCGGGGCTACTTCGCCTGCCAACGCCCCTCACTGTTATTACTGAAACTTGGGGGTTGATAGTTGATCCCTTTTATCAAGGGAGTGGCACGGATGTGGGGTTGGGGTGGCAAATTCTCTCCAGTCTGCGGCGGGTGGCCGTTGGCTTTTCCTTGGCAGCAGTCATTGGGGTGGGGCTGGGGATGCTGATTGGCTCTAGTCGAGTGCTCTACGATGCAGTGGATCCCATTTTGCAGGTGTTGCGTCCGGTGCCCCCCCTTGCGTGGTTGCCCATTTCCTTGGCGGCTCTGCGGGACAATGAACCGGCAGCGATTTTTGTGATCTTCATTACCGCCATTTGGCCAATTATCATCAACACGATTGTCGGTGTGCAGCAAATTCCCAAGGACTACAAGAATGTGGCACGGGTGTTGCAGCTCTCCCGCAAGGATTATTTCCTGAATATTCTCGTACCAGCAACGGTGCCCTATGTGTTTACGGGGCTGCGCATTGGCATTGGGCTGTCCTGGTTGGCGATTGTGGCAGCGGAGATGCTCATTGGCGGTGTCGGCATTGGCTTCTTTATTTGGGATGCCTGGAACAGTTCTCTGATTAGTGAAATTATTGTTGCCGTGATCTATGTCGGCATTGTTGGCTTGGTCTTGGATCGCTCGGTGGCCTTTGTGGGTTGCCTGCTCAGCCACGGTGAAGAGGTGCATTCCTAG
- a CDS encoding CmpA/NrtA family ABC transporter substrate-binding protein, which translates to MVTFSRRHFLVTAAVTTAVTLISHGCGNSQQTSDVAQPTTLAETPEVMGAKLGFIALTDAAPLIIAKEKGLFAKYGMPDVEVIKQASWGVTRDNLVLGSAGGGIDGAHILTPMPYLMTVGTITGGKPVPMYILARLNTNGQGIVLANAYKDLNIRTDSSPLKEAFAKTRAERRAQNQQEQIKVAVTFPGGTHDLWMRYWLAAGGIDPEKDVSVIVVPPPQMVANVKTGTMEAFCVGEPWPQQAVNQKVGVDAITTGEFWQDHPEKSLTLRADWVDQHPKATKALLMAVMEAQQWCDQPENKPEMVKIIAQRQWLKVPEKNILDRSLGKFDFGNGRTFDNPDLAMKFWRDNASYPYQSHDLWFLTEDIRWGYLPPDMDTKALIQKVNREDLWREAAQAMGVPAAEIPTTTSRGVETFFDGVAFDPQNPQAYLSGLDLKKV; encoded by the coding sequence ATGGTGACTTTCTCCCGGCGTCACTTTCTCGTGACCGCTGCGGTTACAACGGCCGTGACATTGATCTCCCACGGTTGTGGTAATAGCCAGCAAACTAGTGATGTTGCCCAACCCACCACCCTAGCGGAAACTCCAGAAGTGATGGGAGCGAAACTGGGCTTTATTGCTCTGACGGACGCGGCTCCCCTGATTATTGCCAAGGAAAAGGGCTTGTTTGCCAAGTATGGGATGCCCGATGTGGAGGTGATTAAGCAGGCTTCCTGGGGCGTGACCCGCGACAACTTGGTCTTGGGTTCTGCCGGGGGTGGCATTGATGGTGCCCACATTCTCACACCAATGCCCTACCTGATGACCGTGGGAACCATTACCGGTGGCAAACCTGTACCCATGTATATCTTGGCGCGGTTAAACACGAATGGTCAGGGAATTGTCTTGGCCAATGCTTACAAGGATCTCAATATCAGGACTGACAGTAGCCCCCTGAAGGAGGCCTTTGCTAAAACCCGTGCTGAACGGCGTGCCCAGAATCAGCAAGAGCAGATCAAAGTGGCAGTGACATTTCCAGGGGGCACCCATGATCTGTGGATGCGCTACTGGCTGGCTGCCGGCGGCATTGATCCTGAGAAGGACGTTTCTGTGATCGTTGTGCCTCCTCCGCAAATGGTGGCCAATGTGAAAACTGGAACCATGGAAGCTTTCTGTGTGGGTGAGCCATGGCCACAACAAGCGGTGAATCAAAAGGTGGGGGTTGATGCTATTACCACGGGTGAATTTTGGCAGGATCATCCTGAGAAATCGCTGACTTTGCGGGCGGATTGGGTTGATCAGCATCCGAAGGCCACTAAAGCTCTATTGATGGCTGTGATGGAAGCACAACAGTGGTGTGACCAACCTGAAAATAAACCAGAAATGGTCAAGATAATTGCCCAGCGGCAATGGTTGAAGGTACCCGAGAAGAATATTTTGGATCGCTCCCTCGGTAAGTTTGACTTTGGCAATGGCCGTACCTTTGACAACCCCGATCTAGCGATGAAGTTCTGGCGAGACAATGCCTCTTATCCCTACCAAAGTCATGATCTGTGGTTCCTGACGGAGGACATTCGCTGGGGGTATTTGCCGCCGGATATGGACACTAAAGCTCTCATCCAAAAAGTAAACCGTGAGGATCTGTGGCGCGAAGCCGCTCAAGCGATGGGGGTGCCGGCAGCGGAAATTCCCACCACCACCTCTCGGGGCGTGGAGACCTTTTTTGATGGTGTGGCCTTTGATCCCCAAAATCCTCAGGCCTACTTGAGTGGTTTGGATTTGAAAAAAGTTTAG
- a CDS encoding ferredoxin--nitrite reductase, which produces MSNKIEAIKKEKDVLAVKQELEKFAAMGWESIPEADRDVRLKWLGIFFRPVTPGRFMMRLRVPNGILTSQQLRTLGEIVDRYGENGNGDITTRQNIQIRGLPIEDIPEIIERLQACGLTSVQSGMDNVRNLTGSPVAGIDAAELVDTRPLIMKLQAMITNNGQGNPEFSNLPRKFNIAIEGGRDNSVHAEINDVAFVPAYRQGRLGFNVLVGGFFSARRCAAAIPLNAWVPPDDAVVHLSRAILEIFRDHGLRGNRQKARLMWLIDEWGIEKFRAAVAAKLPFELLSAAPKDEIDWDKRDHLGVHCQKQRGLNYVGLHVPVGRLYATDFYELARLAQVYGQSEVRLTVEQNLIIPHVPSAVLPSLLREPLLTKFRPEPPPLERALVSCTGAQFCNFALIETKNRALALVRWLNQQLVLPQPVRIHWTGCPNSCGQPQVADIGLMGTKTRRNGETVDAVDLYMGGKVGKDAKLGTCVKKAIPCDELPEVLRQLLIDHFGAQPISSHTLQVPIHAELALSIV; this is translated from the coding sequence GTGAGCAACAAAATTGAAGCCATTAAAAAAGAGAAAGATGTCTTAGCGGTTAAACAAGAGCTAGAGAAATTCGCAGCCATGGGCTGGGAAAGCATTCCTGAAGCTGACCGCGATGTTCGCCTCAAGTGGCTTGGGATTTTCTTTCGCCCCGTTACCCCCGGCAGGTTCATGATGCGGCTGCGGGTACCCAATGGGATTCTCACCAGTCAACAACTGCGAACCCTTGGCGAAATTGTGGACCGCTATGGTGAGAACGGCAATGGTGACATCACCACCCGTCAAAACATTCAGATTCGCGGTCTGCCCATTGAGGATATTCCCGAAATCATAGAGCGGCTGCAAGCCTGTGGCCTGACCTCTGTGCAATCCGGCATGGACAATGTGCGCAACCTCACTGGATCGCCAGTGGCGGGCATTGATGCGGCCGAACTCGTTGATACTCGCCCCCTGATTATGAAATTGCAGGCGATGATTACCAACAACGGTCAGGGGAATCCGGAATTTAGCAATCTACCCCGCAAATTCAACATTGCGATCGAGGGGGGGCGGGATAACTCTGTCCATGCCGAAATTAACGATGTTGCCTTTGTGCCTGCCTATCGGCAAGGGCGTTTGGGCTTCAATGTTTTGGTCGGTGGTTTCTTCTCTGCTCGGCGTTGCGCTGCCGCTATCCCCCTCAATGCTTGGGTGCCTCCCGATGATGCTGTGGTGCACCTCTCACGTGCCATCCTTGAAATTTTCCGTGACCATGGCCTACGGGGCAATCGGCAAAAAGCGCGGCTCATGTGGCTGATTGATGAATGGGGTATCGAAAAATTCCGGGCAGCAGTGGCCGCTAAACTCCCCTTTGAACTCCTCAGTGCCGCTCCCAAGGATGAAATTGACTGGGACAAGCGAGATCATCTGGGGGTGCATTGCCAAAAACAGCGGGGGTTGAACTATGTGGGACTGCATGTGCCCGTAGGGCGCCTCTATGCCACCGATTTTTATGAATTGGCACGGCTAGCTCAAGTCTATGGCCAATCGGAAGTGCGGCTGACAGTGGAGCAAAATCTGATCATTCCCCATGTGCCTAGCGCTGTTTTACCAAGCCTGCTGCGCGAACCCCTCCTCACTAAGTTTCGGCCGGAACCACCGCCTTTAGAACGTGCCCTCGTTTCCTGCACGGGTGCTCAGTTTTGCAACTTTGCCCTCATTGAAACCAAAAATCGTGCCCTTGCCCTCGTCCGCTGGCTGAATCAACAACTTGTGCTCCCTCAACCGGTGCGCATTCACTGGACCGGGTGTCCTAACTCCTGTGGTCAACCCCAAGTGGCCGATATTGGCCTGATGGGTACAAAAACCCGTCGTAACGGCGAAACCGTGGATGCCGTGGATTTGTACATGGGTGGCAAGGTCGGTAAGGATGCCAAGCTGGGCACCTGTGTGAAAAAAGCGATTCCCTGTGATGAACTGCCGGAGGTACTGCGCCAACTGTTGATTGATCACTTTGGTGCTCAGCCCATCAGTTCACATACGCTGCAGGTTCCGATACACGCTGAATTAGCCTTGTCGATTGTTTAG
- the ahcY gene encoding adenosylhomocysteinase, producing the protein MVSSPIKPEASVRHDVKDLSLAPLGQQRIEWASREMPVLRQIRDRFAKEKPLAGIRLAACCHVTTETANLAIALKAGGADAVLIASNPLSTQDDVAASLVVNYGIPVFAQKGEDTATYMRHVNIALDHRPNIIIDDGCDVVATLVKERQHQLSDIIGTTEETTTGIVRLKAMFRDGVLTFPAINVNDADTKHFFDNRYGTGQSTLDGIIRATNILLAGKTVVVAGYGWCGKGTALRARGMGANVIVTEIDPVRAIEAVMDGFRVMPMIEAAPLGDIFITVTGNKHVIRAEHFAVMKDGAMVANSGHFDIEIDLATLKTLAKEVRVVRNFTEEYILPSGKSIIVLGEGRLINLAAAEGHPASVMDMSFANQALGCEYLVKNKGQLAAGIHPIPAAVDQEIARLKLQAMGIAIDTLTAEQVEYMNSWTSGT; encoded by the coding sequence ATGGTGTCTTCTCCGATTAAACCTGAAGCCTCTGTTCGTCACGATGTCAAAGATTTGAGCCTTGCGCCCTTAGGGCAGCAACGCATTGAATGGGCCAGTCGGGAGATGCCAGTGCTGCGCCAGATTCGCGATCGCTTTGCAAAAGAAAAGCCCCTTGCCGGTATTCGCTTGGCCGCCTGCTGCCATGTGACCACAGAAACCGCCAATCTAGCGATCGCCCTCAAAGCCGGCGGTGCTGACGCGGTTCTTATTGCCAGTAATCCCCTCTCCACCCAAGACGATGTCGCCGCTAGCCTAGTGGTGAACTACGGCATCCCGGTCTTTGCCCAAAAAGGGGAAGACACCGCCACCTATATGCGCCACGTCAATATTGCCCTTGATCACCGTCCCAACATCATCATTGATGACGGCTGTGATGTGGTTGCCACCCTCGTCAAAGAGCGCCAGCACCAACTCAGTGACATTATTGGCACCACCGAAGAAACCACCACTGGCATTGTCCGCCTCAAGGCCATGTTCCGCGATGGCGTCCTCACCTTCCCCGCCATTAATGTCAACGATGCCGACACCAAACACTTCTTTGACAACCGCTACGGCACCGGTCAATCCACCCTAGATGGCATCATTCGGGCAACGAACATTCTGCTTGCCGGTAAAACCGTTGTCGTGGCTGGCTATGGCTGGTGCGGTAAAGGGACAGCGCTGCGGGCACGGGGCATGGGTGCCAATGTGATTGTGACGGAAATTGATCCCGTGCGGGCCATTGAGGCAGTCATGGATGGCTTCCGGGTGATGCCCATGATCGAAGCCGCGCCCCTTGGGGATATTTTCATTACTGTAACTGGGAATAAGCATGTGATTCGCGCCGAGCACTTTGCCGTCATGAAAGATGGGGCAATGGTAGCCAACTCCGGTCACTTTGACATTGAAATTGACCTTGCCACCCTGAAAACCCTCGCCAAGGAAGTCCGCGTCGTGCGCAACTTCACCGAGGAATACATTCTCCCCAGTGGCAAGTCCATCATTGTTTTGGGGGAAGGGCGACTGATTAACCTTGCGGCTGCTGAAGGCCACCCCGCCAGTGTGATGGATATGAGCTTTGCCAACCAAGCCCTTGGCTGTGAGTATCTTGTCAAAAATAAAGGTCAATTGGCGGCCGGCATCCATCCCATTCCCGCAGCAGTGGATCAAGAAATTGCCCGTTTGAAACTCCAAGCCATGGGCATTGCCATTGATACCCTCACTGCGGAACAGGTGGAGTACATGAACTCTTGGACTTCTGGCACTTAG